The following is a genomic window from Niveispirillum cyanobacteriorum.
CCTGCGGCCCGTCACGGGTGATGTGCGGCGGGTGGAAGCGGCGGTGGCCATCCTGGCCTTCGCCGCCGGTTACGGCGTCGTCCTGTCGGTGGTGGAGGATCAGGCGGCCTGCCTGTTCCTGGGCGCCGCCCTAGGCACCCTCTGGCGGGAGACGGTACCAGCCGGCCCCGCCCTGCGGCCCGCCGGGCCGCGTCATGCACCTGACATCATGGAGGCAAAAGATGACGACCAGCCTGCATTCGCTGCGTCAACCGGACGTGGTCAGCTTCGATCCCGCCGGTTTTGAGGATGCCTGCGCCGATCTGATGCGGCAGGTGCAGGCCGATTTCCGGCCCGATGCCCTGATCGCCGTGCCCACGGGCGGGCTGCATGTGGCGGAAGCCATGGCGCGGTCGGCGGGCGGCCGCCTGCCGGTCTTGTCCATGACCTGCCGCCGGGCCAGCACCGCCGCCAAGAGCCGGCTGGCCGGGCTGAAGGCCCTGGCGGCCCGGCTGCCGCGCCCCGTAGCCGACCGGCTGCGTGTTTGGGAACATGCGCTGCTGACCCAACGCGCCCGGCCCACCCCCGTCGCGCCCTATATCTTCGATCCACAGGAACTGTCGCGCCTGCGGGCCTGGCTGTCGGGGGTCGGGGGGCGTGTGTCGCTGCTGATCGTCGATGATGCGGTGGATAGCGGTGTGACGCTGCATCATGTGCTGGAGGCGGTGCGCGGGCTGGCCCCATCGGCGGCGGACATACGATCCGCCGTCATCACCGTGACGACACCGGAACCGCTGGCCCGACCCCATTATGCCCTGCATCAGGGGCAATTGTGCCGCTTTCCCTGGTCGCTTGATGCGTAACGTCGTGATCCTGGACCTGGACGGCACCGTCCTTTCCGTCAACAGCTTCCGTCTCTGGGCGTCCTACATGCTGCGGGCGGCCAGCCCGCATATGGCGCCGGGGCGGCGGCTGGGCCTGGCCTTGCGCGCCGGCGGGGCGCTTGTGGCGCGCAAGGCCGGGCTGATGGGGCATGAGGCGCTGAAGCACCATCTCCAATCCCTGTGGCAACGGTCCACAGCAGGCGATGGCGGCGCCACGCTGTCCCATTTCAATGATGGGCTGCGCCGGCATGTGCGGCCGGAACTGCAACCGCTGCTGTCGGCGATGGCGGCGGGGCAGGTTGACGGGGTGCTGGCGACCGCAGCGGCGGCGGATTATGCGCAGCATTTCGGCGGCCTTCTGGGCATTCCCCATGTCCTGGCCACGCCCGCCATCCGTCCCCGCACCATGCCCAGCAATATCGGGCGGCACAAACGGGATGCGGTGCTGGATTTCCTGGCCCGGCAGGGCTGGATGGAAAGGCCGCGCATCCTGTTCACCGACCATGAGGATGACCTGCCGCTGATTGAAATCTGCAGGACGGTCCATTGGTTCGGCCCGCCCACGGCCCTTGCGGCCATGGCCACCCGTTTCCCGCATACCGCCCTGCATCAGGGCTTTACGGATCCAGAAGACAGGAGACAGCGATGCTGATCAACATGTTCGATACCGCCATGGACAGCGACAATCTGGGCGACCAGTTCATCATGGATGCCGTCTGGCAGGAGGTGCGGTCGCTGTTCCCGGATGCTGGCTTCATCCGCACCCCCACCCACCGCCGCGCCACCCTGTCGGAACTGCGGGAGGGACGGAAGGCGGACCTGTCCATCGTCGGCGGCACCAATATCCTGAAATCGCACATGCTGGTGCGCGGCAACTGGCGCATCACGCCCCTGGATTACCTGAACTGGCGCAATGTGATCCTGATGGGCGTGGGCTGGCAGCA
Proteins encoded in this region:
- a CDS encoding phosphoribosyltransferase; amino-acid sequence: MTTSLHSLRQPDVVSFDPAGFEDACADLMRQVQADFRPDALIAVPTGGLHVAEAMARSAGGRLPVLSMTCRRASTAAKSRLAGLKALAARLPRPVADRLRVWEHALLTQRARPTPVAPYIFDPQELSRLRAWLSGVGGRVSLLIVDDAVDSGVTLHHVLEAVRGLAPSAADIRSAVITVTTPEPLARPHYALHQGQLCRFPWSLDA
- a CDS encoding haloacid dehalogenase-like hydrolase, which codes for MRNVVILDLDGTVLSVNSFRLWASYMLRAASPHMAPGRRLGLALRAGGALVARKAGLMGHEALKHHLQSLWQRSTAGDGGATLSHFNDGLRRHVRPELQPLLSAMAAGQVDGVLATAAAADYAQHFGGLLGIPHVLATPAIRPRTMPSNIGRHKRDAVLDFLARQGWMERPRILFTDHEDDLPLIEICRTVHWFGPPTALAAMATRFPHTALHQGFTDPEDRRQRC